A single genomic interval of Clostridium facile harbors:
- a CDS encoding NAD-dependent epimerase/dehydratase family protein → MNQKLYLITGANGHLGNTIIRLLQQENCQIRGLILPNETPSNQFDNTTYFHGDVSKKETLLPLFEDMNPEQTVLIHTAGIIDISEEVSPALYNVNVTGTKNIAELALQYKLKRMVYVSSVHAIPEGGTLKVLKEISHFSKDNVVGGYAKTKAEATQAVLDLVPKGLPAIVVHPSGILGPYDNSGNHLVQLVHDYILGKLPACVHGGYDFVDVRDVAQGCLLAAQKGTVGECYILSNRHYEIKDLLKMAQKIYGGKHLPILPIWMAKLFVPLIEWVAKQKKRRPLYTKYSLYTLKSNDKFSHDKATSELGYRPRDLFQTISDTISWMKQNGQLKKKKHVTA, encoded by the coding sequence ATGAATCAAAAACTTTATTTAATTACAGGAGCCAATGGCCATTTAGGGAATACGATTATCCGTTTATTACAACAGGAAAATTGCCAAATCCGTGGGCTTATTCTGCCAAATGAAACACCTTCCAACCAATTTGACAACACCACCTATTTTCATGGGGATGTGAGTAAAAAAGAAACGCTTCTCCCCTTATTTGAGGATATGAACCCAGAACAAACCGTTCTCATCCATACAGCAGGTATCATCGATATCTCGGAAGAAGTTTCCCCTGCCCTATACAATGTAAATGTAACTGGTACAAAAAATATCGCGGAATTAGCACTACAATATAAACTAAAAAGGATGGTCTATGTCAGCTCGGTCCACGCGATCCCAGAGGGTGGAACCTTAAAGGTGTTAAAAGAAATTTCCCATTTTTCTAAGGATAATGTAGTTGGTGGGTACGCAAAAACAAAAGCGGAAGCAACTCAGGCTGTACTGGATCTGGTGCCAAAAGGCCTGCCAGCTATTGTGGTCCATCCTTCCGGAATTCTAGGCCCTTATGACAATTCTGGAAACCATTTAGTCCAGTTGGTCCACGATTATATTTTGGGAAAACTCCCTGCCTGTGTGCATGGTGGATACGATTTTGTGGACGTAAGGGATGTAGCGCAAGGTTGCCTGTTAGCAGCACAAAAGGGAACAGTTGGTGAATGCTATATCCTTTCCAACCGTCATTATGAGATCAAAGACCTGTTAAAAATGGCGCAAAAAATATACGGTGGGAAACATCTTCCCATCTTACCAATTTGGATGGCAAAATTATTTGTACCTTTGATAGAATGGGTTGCGAAACAGAAAAAACGCCGTCCGCTTTATACAAAATATTCTTTGTATACTTTAAAAAGCAACGATAAATTTTCCCATGACAAAGCCACTAGTGAACTGGGATATCGCCCTCGAGATTTATTTCAAACAATCTCAGATACAATTTCCTGGATGAAACAAAACGGCCAATTAAAAAAGAAAAAACATGTAACCGCTTAA
- a CDS encoding TetR/AcrR family transcriptional regulator, which translates to MKKVTNDHRIRVTKLLIRKAFTSLLNQKPIQSISVKELCELAGINRGTFYSHYTDIYDLCDQIEADMLRDLKDSMEPMLRKDTTVTPVKITTEIFRCLKENSDLCTVTLGKYGDKEFMMKLMNLGREQCLESYSHYFKKASPRKIEYFYAFVSSGCIGLLRKWLADGMVSPIEEIAKMAEKIMLSGVEFLQEDEAS; encoded by the coding sequence TTGAAAAAAGTAACAAATGATCACCGGATTAGAGTGACAAAATTATTGATACGGAAGGCGTTTACCAGTTTATTAAATCAAAAGCCGATCCAAAGCATCTCTGTCAAAGAACTTTGTGAGTTGGCGGGGATTAACCGTGGAACATTTTATAGCCATTATACTGATATTTATGATTTATGCGACCAGATCGAAGCGGATATGTTGCGGGATTTAAAAGATTCCATGGAACCAATGCTCCGCAAAGATACAACGGTAACCCCTGTAAAGATTACCACCGAAATTTTCCGCTGTTTAAAAGAAAATTCAGACCTTTGCACCGTTACGTTAGGAAAATATGGGGATAAGGAATTTATGATGAAATTGATGAACCTGGGGAGGGAACAGTGTTTGGAATCCTACTCCCATTATTTTAAAAAAGCGTCCCCAAGAAAAATTGAATATTTTTACGCTTTTGTCAGTTCCGGCTGTATTGGGCTATTGAGGAAGTGGTTAGCGGATGGCATGGTAAGTCCAATCGAGGAGATCGCGAAAATGGCGGAAAAAATTATGTTGTCTGGCGTTGAATTTTTACAAGAGGATGAAGCCAGCTAG
- the ychF gene encoding redox-regulated ATPase YchF: protein MKLGMIGLPNVGKSTLFNALTNAGAESANYPFCTIEPNVGVVSVPDDRLDKLAEMYDPDKFTPAVLEFVDIAGLVKGASKGEGLGNKFLSNIREVDAIVHVVRCFEDDNIIHVDGKIGPERDIETINLELIFSDIEMLDRRLDKTKRALKGDKKLQSEVDLLEALRSHLESGLPVRGFECNEDQQAVINTIDFLSNKPVIYAANLSENDFINNIETNPYYLQVCEIAKREKAAVLPICAKIEEEISDMELEDKKMFLGELGLERSGLDRIIQESYSLLGLISFLTAGKQEVRAWTIKKGTKAPQAAGKIHTDFERGFIRAEVISFDDLMECGTMVVAKEKGLVRLEGKEYVMQDGDIVVFRFNV, encoded by the coding sequence ATGAAACTTGGTATGATTGGTTTGCCTAATGTAGGCAAAAGTACATTGTTTAACGCGCTTACAAACGCAGGCGCGGAATCCGCGAACTATCCATTCTGTACGATTGAACCAAACGTAGGCGTTGTATCCGTTCCAGATGACCGTTTGGATAAACTGGCTGAAATGTATGACCCAGATAAATTTACACCTGCTGTTTTAGAGTTTGTGGATATTGCCGGTTTGGTAAAAGGCGCCTCCAAAGGGGAAGGCTTGGGAAACAAATTTTTATCCAACATCCGCGAAGTGGATGCGATTGTACATGTAGTACGGTGTTTTGAGGATGATAATATCATCCATGTAGATGGAAAAATTGGTCCAGAACGGGATATTGAAACCATTAACCTGGAATTGATTTTTTCTGATATTGAGATGCTGGACCGCCGCTTGGACAAAACAAAGCGCGCGTTAAAAGGGGATAAAAAATTACAATCCGAAGTGGATTTGCTGGAAGCCCTCCGTTCCCACCTGGAATCCGGTTTGCCAGTCCGCGGCTTTGAATGTAATGAGGACCAACAGGCGGTCATCAATACCATTGATTTCCTCTCCAACAAACCGGTAATTTACGCCGCGAATTTAAGTGAAAATGATTTTATCAATAATATTGAAACCAATCCTTATTATTTGCAGGTTTGTGAAATCGCGAAACGGGAAAAAGCGGCGGTGCTTCCTATCTGCGCAAAAATTGAGGAAGAAATTTCCGACATGGAACTGGAAGATAAAAAAATGTTCTTAGGGGAGTTGGGACTAGAACGTTCTGGGCTGGACCGTATTATTCAGGAAAGTTATTCTCTGCTGGGGTTGATTTCCTTCCTGACAGCAGGAAAACAGGAAGTGCGGGCTTGGACAATTAAAAAAGGCACCAAAGCACCACAAGCTGCCGGAAAAATCCACACTGATTTTGAACGTGGGTTTATTCGTGCGGAGGTCATCAGCTTTGACGACTTGATGGAATGTGGGACAATGGTAGTGGCAAAAGAAAAAGGCCTGGTACGCCTAGAAGGAAAAGAATACGTCATGCAGGATGGCGATATTGTTGTATTCCGCTTTAATGTGTAA
- a CDS encoding HAD family hydrolase, with the protein MIKLIAADMDGTLLNSQKELSPNLFPLLEELKNRGILFAVASGRQYYNLTKEFAGVDGLSYISENGGMVFHQGNCIFTDEIPWEDLKRPVELIQKIPNAKPILCGVKSAYLSKLDASDTEVLRNAKMYYERLKLVPDILEAAKQDHICKIAIFDVTKAEQNTYPALQELNRRFRVLLSGEQWVDVMNPEVNKGKALKALMAAIQATPEETMAFGDYLNDYEMMQSCYYSYAMANAHPDLKAVSNFQAKSNDEDGVVKAIQQMLQKN; encoded by the coding sequence ATGATTAAATTAATTGCGGCGGATATGGATGGAACTTTATTAAATAGTCAAAAAGAATTGTCCCCTAATTTGTTTCCACTATTAGAGGAATTAAAAAACAGGGGCATATTATTTGCGGTAGCCAGTGGACGACAATACTATAATTTAACCAAGGAGTTTGCAGGGGTAGACGGACTAAGCTATATTTCGGAAAATGGCGGGATGGTATTCCATCAGGGAAACTGTATTTTTACTGATGAAATTCCATGGGAGGATTTAAAACGGCCTGTGGAGCTAATCCAGAAAATACCCAACGCAAAACCAATTTTATGTGGAGTAAAATCCGCTTATCTTTCCAAACTAGATGCCAGCGACACAGAGGTGCTGCGGAATGCAAAAATGTATTATGAACGGCTGAAACTGGTTCCAGATATATTGGAGGCGGCAAAGCAGGACCATATCTGTAAAATTGCCATCTTTGATGTAACAAAAGCGGAACAGAACACTTATCCTGCATTGCAGGAATTAAATAGAAGGTTCCGTGTGCTGCTTTCTGGAGAACAGTGGGTGGATGTAATGAATCCGGAAGTGAACAAAGGCAAAGCATTAAAGGCATTGATGGCGGCAATCCAAGCAACACCTGAAGAAACCATGGCGTTTGGGGATTATTTGAATGACTATGAAATGATGCAATCCTGTTATTATAGCTATGCTATGGCAAATGCTCATCCTGATCTAAAGGCTGTGAGCAATTTTCAAGCAAAATCCAATGATGAGGATGGGGTAGTAAAGGCAATCCAACAGATGTTGCAGAAAAATTGA
- the prmA gene encoding 50S ribosomal protein L11 methyltransferase, translated as MENWTAIHIQIPCELVDQAAAITQMVVPYGIYIEDYTNLEEQVEQIAHIDLIDEDLLKKDRTKAIIHVYIDPTQNPMEAVSFLRERFESEAIPYQIDTEGVKEEDWATAWQKYYHTIRVGSHLVVCPEWEECDLQQGDIKVTLNPGMAFGTGTHETTRLCMELLEQHITPDSKMLDIGCGSGILAITAMLLGAKSAVGVDIDELAVKVAYENADLNGIKDQVTFVCGDLTDKISGTYDVICANIVADVIIKLCDTVTDFMHQDTVLLCSGIIDQREDDVVMALQQANLQILEIKRENGWVAISCKK; from the coding sequence ATGGAAAACTGGACAGCGATTCATATTCAAATTCCTTGTGAACTGGTAGATCAGGCGGCAGCAATTACTCAAATGGTCGTACCTTATGGCATTTATATTGAAGATTATACAAATTTGGAAGAACAAGTGGAGCAGATTGCCCATATTGATTTAATTGATGAGGACTTATTAAAAAAAGACCGAACAAAAGCAATTATCCACGTTTATATCGACCCAACCCAGAATCCAATGGAAGCAGTTAGCTTTTTACGGGAACGGTTTGAAAGTGAGGCCATTCCTTATCAAATTGACACCGAAGGGGTAAAAGAAGAGGATTGGGCGACAGCTTGGCAAAAATATTACCATACAATTCGGGTTGGCAGCCATCTTGTGGTATGTCCGGAATGGGAAGAATGTGACTTGCAGCAAGGCGATATAAAGGTCACCTTAAACCCTGGTATGGCGTTCGGGACAGGGACCCATGAAACGACCCGTTTATGTATGGAACTGTTGGAACAGCATATAACGCCAGATTCTAAAATGTTGGATATCGGTTGTGGAAGCGGTATTTTGGCAATTACCGCAATGCTGTTGGGGGCAAAATCCGCAGTTGGGGTTGATATTGACGAATTAGCGGTAAAAGTAGCTTATGAAAATGCCGACTTAAATGGAATAAAGGATCAAGTTACCTTTGTATGTGGAGATTTGACCGATAAAATTTCCGGCACCTATGATGTTATCTGTGCTAACATCGTTGCGGATGTGATTATTAAACTGTGCGATACTGTAACCGACTTTATGCATCAGGATACTGTGTTGCTGTGTTCCGGTATCATTGACCAGAGAGAAGATGATGTAGTTATGGCACTACAACAGGCAAACCTGCAAATTTTAGAGATTAAGCGTGAAAATGGCTGGGTAGCCATTAGTTGTAAAAAATAG
- a CDS encoding methyltransferase family protein gives MNGFLLLVPFLLVRFILLTVLNKTALRRAAYFAPVQGKEKIAYLIYQVSMVGILLYPLFLTVKIDLSWQLFLGLFCYVLGLCLCAVTMVCFAFPSDTGLNKNGIYRFSRNPMYLAYFICFIGMAFLTRSLVLFGIVLFFQISAHWIILSEERWCIETFGTAYQEYMKKVRRYI, from the coding sequence ATGAATGGTTTTCTTTTATTGGTTCCATTTTTACTGGTAAGATTTATATTACTTACCGTTTTAAATAAAACAGCTTTGCGGCGAGCAGCTTATTTTGCGCCAGTACAGGGAAAAGAGAAAATAGCCTATTTGATTTATCAGGTATCCATGGTTGGTATCTTACTATATCCACTGTTTCTGACGGTAAAGATAGATTTATCGTGGCAGCTTTTTCTGGGGTTATTTTGTTATGTATTGGGTTTATGCTTATGTGCTGTTACAATGGTCTGTTTTGCTTTTCCCAGCGATACAGGATTAAACAAAAATGGAATTTACCGTTTCTCCCGGAATCCTATGTATTTAGCTTATTTCATTTGCTTTATAGGCATGGCTTTTTTAACGCGTTCTCTCGTACTGTTTGGGATAGTTCTATTTTTTCAAATCTCTGCACATTGGATCATCTTATCAGAAGAAAGATGGTGCATTGAAACATTTGGGACAGCCTATCAGGAATATATGAAAAAAGTACGGCGATATATTTAA
- the hrcA gene encoding heat-inducible transcriptional repressor HrcA yields the protein MKSDDRRLKILQIVVDSYIRTGEPIGSKTVAALMNNEVSSATIRNDMAMLERLGFLEQPHTSAGRIPTYLGYRIYINKLMRPSGLSEEEKHRIDTMLQREKTSPHAVVENALEALAEVTGCAAVNTSNLPKFSVITKVEVVPAGRKLYALLMITSTGEIKNKICRLEFDLNQEQLSFFENLVKHELLGKNVEQLTPVTMQNMAVALGSYMLSLSPLLYAIYELSDEISRQQVEMKGERNLLRCRDFDAGELIHFINTKNEIGKILSSAFDGINVVFGKETDTFTITNSSLILSKYGSDHPMGSFGVIGPIRLDYSKIIPYMEYFSESVSRIIDNMMEEQKGALTDGEKK from the coding sequence ATGAAAAGTGATGACAGACGGCTGAAAATATTACAAATTGTTGTGGATTCTTATATCCGTACCGGTGAGCCGATTGGTTCCAAAACAGTGGCTGCGTTAATGAACAATGAGGTTTCCTCCGCCACCATACGGAACGACATGGCAATGCTGGAACGGCTGGGCTTTTTAGAGCAGCCCCACACATCGGCTGGAAGGATTCCAACTTATCTGGGTTACCGGATTTATATCAATAAATTGATGCGCCCCAGCGGCCTGTCAGAGGAAGAAAAACATCGGATTGACACCATGTTGCAGCGGGAAAAAACATCCCCTCACGCAGTGGTGGAAAACGCGTTGGAAGCCCTGGCGGAAGTTACAGGATGCGCGGCGGTCAACACCAGCAACCTTCCTAAATTTTCAGTCATCACAAAGGTAGAGGTGGTACCTGCAGGTAGAAAATTATACGCCCTGTTGATGATTACATCTACCGGAGAGATTAAAAATAAAATATGCCGTTTGGAATTTGATTTAAATCAAGAACAGCTTAGCTTTTTTGAGAACCTAGTAAAACACGAATTATTAGGTAAAAATGTGGAGCAGCTTACCCCAGTCACAATGCAAAACATGGCAGTTGCCCTTGGCAGTTACATGCTTTCCCTTTCCCCATTGTTATATGCAATCTACGAACTGTCAGATGAAATTTCCCGTCAGCAAGTAGAAATGAAAGGGGAACGAAACCTGTTGCGTTGCAGGGATTTTGATGCAGGGGAACTAATCCATTTTATCAATACCAAAAATGAGATTGGAAAAATCCTTTCCTCGGCTTTTGATGGCATAAATGTTGTATTTGGTAAAGAAACTGACACCTTTACCATTACCAATTCCAGTTTGATCCTTTCCAAATATGGAAGCGACCATCCTATGGGGTCATTTGGAGTGATTGGGCCAATCCGGTTGGATTATTCCAAGATTATCCCTTATATGGAGTATTTTTCTGAGAGTGTATCAAGGATCATTGACAATATGATGGAAGAGCAGAAAGGAGCATTGACCGATGGCGAAAAAAAATAA
- the grpE gene encoding nucleotide exchange factor GrpE: MAKKNNDEKENLDEVVEETTQQEDSQTEQDAADQEMEQLKQQVQELKDQNLRQYAEFDNFRKRTQREKLESYKNATADCVLQFITVLDNLERALDAEKEDSSMKKGVEMIATQFKEVMAKMDVHEINALNQPFDPELHNAVNQVQDENYGENTICQVFQKGYQMGDKVIRHAMVVVANP, encoded by the coding sequence ATGGCGAAAAAAAATAACGATGAAAAGGAAAACCTGGATGAAGTAGTGGAAGAAACTACTCAGCAGGAAGATAGCCAGACAGAACAGGATGCTGCGGACCAGGAAATGGAGCAGCTAAAACAGCAGGTGCAGGAATTAAAAGACCAGAATTTACGGCAGTATGCGGAATTTGATAATTTTCGTAAACGTACCCAACGTGAAAAATTAGAAAGTTATAAAAATGCTACTGCAGATTGTGTGTTACAATTTATTACTGTATTGGATAATCTGGAGCGTGCGCTGGATGCAGAAAAAGAGGATAGCAGCATGAAAAAAGGTGTGGAGATGATCGCCACACAGTTTAAAGAAGTCATGGCAAAAATGGATGTACACGAAATCAATGCGTTGAACCAGCCATTTGACCCTGAACTGCACAATGCGGTAAACCAAGTACAAGATGAAAATTATGGAGAAAACACCATTTGTCAAGTATTCCAAAAAGGGTACCAGATGGGGGATAAAGTGATCCGTCACGCAATGGTGGTTGTAGCAAATCCATAA
- the dnaK gene encoding molecular chaperone DnaK translates to MGKTIGIDLGTTNSCVAVMEGGEAVVIANAEGARTTPSVVAFSKTGERMVGQVAKRQAITNPERTIISIKRHMGSDYKVNIDGKNYTPQEISAMTLQKLKADAEAYLGEPVTEAVITVPAYFSDSQRQATKDAGKIAGLDVKRIINEPTAAALAYGADKEDDQKIMVYDLGGGTFDVSIIEMGDGVQEVLATAGNNRLGGDDFDERIIKWIIEEFKKAEGIDLSGDKMAMQRLKEAAEKAKIELSSMSQVQINQPFITADANGPKHLDMTLSRAKFNELTADLVEATMGPVRQALSDAGLTANDLDKILMVGGSTRIPAVVEAVQKQLNKEPFKGINPDECVAIGAAIQGGVLSGDVKGLVLLDVTPLTLGLETQGGIMARMIERNTTIPTKKTQIFTTAADGQTSVDVSIYQGERDFCRDNKQLGMFRLDGIPAAPRGVPQIEVTFDIDANGIVHVSAKDLGTGKAQNITITSSTNMSSEEIDKAVKEAEKFAAEDKKRKEEIEIRNQADQLVYQSEKTLNEMGDKVSADEKSSIQAKVDALKEALKGDNIDDIKAKQEELQKLVYDMSAKMYQQAQAQQQAADPNAAAGAANNNTNSAPQDDVVDVDYTEVDDNNNK, encoded by the coding sequence ATGGGAAAAACCATTGGAATCGACTTAGGTACTACAAACTCTTGTGTTGCTGTTATGGAAGGCGGCGAAGCTGTTGTTATCGCCAACGCGGAAGGCGCTAGAACAACACCTTCTGTGGTTGCGTTTTCCAAAACAGGGGAAAGAATGGTAGGTCAGGTAGCAAAACGCCAAGCAATTACCAACCCAGAAAGAACGATCATTTCCATCAAACGTCATATGGGTAGTGATTATAAAGTAAACATTGACGGCAAAAATTACACTCCACAGGAAATTTCCGCAATGACATTACAAAAATTAAAAGCAGATGCGGAAGCTTACCTGGGCGAACCAGTAACCGAGGCGGTTATTACTGTACCTGCATATTTCTCTGACTCCCAACGTCAGGCAACCAAAGACGCTGGTAAAATCGCTGGCTTGGATGTAAAACGTATCATCAACGAACCAACAGCAGCTGCTCTGGCTTATGGTGCGGATAAAGAAGACGACCAGAAAATTATGGTATACGACTTAGGCGGCGGTACTTTCGATGTATCCATCATCGAAATGGGCGATGGCGTACAGGAAGTTTTAGCAACTGCTGGTAACAACCGCTTGGGCGGTGATGACTTTGATGAAAGAATCATCAAATGGATTATTGAAGAATTTAAAAAAGCGGAAGGAATTGACCTTTCCGGCGATAAAATGGCAATGCAGCGTTTGAAAGAAGCTGCTGAAAAAGCAAAAATTGAACTGTCCAGCATGAGCCAGGTTCAAATCAACCAGCCATTTATCACTGCTGACGCAAACGGCCCAAAACACCTGGATATGACATTGTCTAGAGCAAAATTTAATGAATTGACTGCTGACCTGGTAGAAGCTACTATGGGTCCAGTACGCCAGGCGTTGTCCGATGCTGGTTTGACTGCAAATGACCTGGATAAAATCCTGATGGTTGGTGGTTCTACCCGTATTCCAGCCGTTGTGGAAGCAGTTCAGAAACAGTTGAACAAAGAGCCATTCAAAGGTATTAACCCAGATGAATGTGTGGCAATTGGTGCTGCTATCCAGGGCGGTGTTTTGTCTGGTGATGTAAAAGGTTTGGTATTGCTCGATGTTACCCCATTGACCTTAGGTTTGGAAACCCAAGGCGGCATTATGGCTAGAATGATTGAAAGAAACACCACAATTCCAACGAAGAAAACCCAAATCTTCACCACAGCTGCGGATGGCCAGACTTCTGTTGACGTTAGCATTTACCAAGGAGAACGTGATTTCTGCCGTGACAACAAACAATTAGGTATGTTCCGTTTGGACGGTATCCCAGCAGCTCCAAGAGGGGTTCCACAAATTGAAGTTACTTTTGATATTGATGCCAACGGCATCGTTCATGTATCCGCGAAAGATCTGGGTACAGGGAAAGCGCAGAACATCACCATTACTTCTTCTACTAATATGAGCAGTGAAGAAATTGACAAAGCGGTAAAAGAAGCGGAAAAATTTGCGGCTGAAGACAAAAAACGCAAAGAAGAAATTGAAATCCGCAACCAAGCTGACCAATTGGTATATCAGAGTGAAAAAACATTGAATGAAATGGGAGATAAAGTTTCTGCAGATGAAAAATCTTCTATCCAAGCAAAAGTAGATGCTTTGAAAGAAGCTTTAAAAGGCGACAATATCGACGATATTAAAGCAAAACAGGAAGAATTACAAAAACTGGTATATGATATGTCCGCTAAGATGTATCAGCAGGCACAGGCACAACAACAAGCAGCTGACCCAAATGCGGCAGCAGGAGCAGCAAACAACAATACAAATTCCGCTCCTCAAGATGATGTTGTAGATGTAGATTACACAGAAGTAGACGACAATAACAATAAATAA
- the dnaJ gene encoding molecular chaperone DnaJ, with protein MAEKRDYYEVLGIQKGASEDEIKKAYRKQAKKYHPDLHPGDKEAEEKFKEVNEAYEVLSNSQKRAKYDQYGHAGVDPNFGAGGGAGAGDFGFDIGDIFEGFFGGFGGGRRPNPNAPRQGEDAFASVTISFMEACKGVEKEISVSRQEQCDHCHGTGCAPGSSPQTCPDCGGAGQVKVQQRTPFGVMSSTRTCSRCGGKGKIISNPCPSCRGTGRKNVSKKIKINIPAGIDDGQTLMLRGSGSAGANGGPSGDLNVAVTVRPDPLFKRRGFDILCEIPVTYTQAVMGDEITVPTIDGQVRYKIGEGTQPGTTFRLRGKGVTKLRGSGRGDQLVTVNIEVPRNLSKSQKDALRSFESQLSEKNYAKRSGFFDKLKKMFE; from the coding sequence TTGGCAGAAAAACGAGATTATTACGAGGTTCTTGGCATCCAAAAAGGAGCATCCGAGGACGAAATTAAAAAAGCCTACCGCAAACAGGCAAAAAAATATCATCCTGACTTGCATCCAGGGGATAAAGAGGCAGAGGAAAAATTCAAAGAAGTCAATGAGGCTTATGAAGTACTGTCCAACAGCCAAAAACGTGCGAAATATGACCAGTATGGCCATGCCGGTGTTGACCCGAACTTTGGCGCTGGCGGCGGAGCTGGAGCAGGCGACTTTGGTTTTGATATTGGTGATATATTTGAAGGATTTTTTGGTGGATTTGGCGGAGGAAGGCGGCCCAACCCAAATGCCCCCAGACAGGGAGAAGACGCTTTTGCCAGCGTGACCATTTCTTTTATGGAAGCATGTAAAGGGGTGGAGAAAGAAATCAGCGTTTCCCGTCAGGAGCAATGCGACCATTGTCACGGTACTGGATGTGCTCCAGGTTCTTCCCCACAAACTTGTCCGGACTGCGGCGGCGCTGGCCAGGTAAAAGTTCAGCAGCGCACACCGTTTGGTGTTATGTCTTCTACCCGTACCTGTAGCCGATGCGGTGGGAAAGGTAAAATTATTAGCAACCCTTGTCCATCCTGCCGTGGAACTGGTCGGAAGAATGTAAGCAAAAAGATCAAAATTAATATTCCAGCCGGAATTGATGATGGTCAGACGTTGATGCTTCGTGGTTCTGGCAGCGCTGGTGCGAATGGTGGGCCAAGCGGCGATTTAAACGTAGCGGTAACCGTGCGCCCGGACCCATTATTTAAACGCAGAGGGTTTGATATTCTGTGTGAAATCCCTGTTACCTATACTCAGGCAGTAATGGGGGATGAGATTACCGTACCTACGATTGATGGACAGGTGCGATATAAGATTGGGGAAGGCACACAGCCAGGTACAACTTTCCGTTTGCGAGGAAAAGGTGTTACCAAGCTGCGTGGTAGCGGACGTGGAGACCAGTTGGTCACTGTGAATATTGAGGTACCACGGAATCTGAGCAAATCACAGAAGGATGCCCTGCGCAGCTTTGAATCCCAATTATCCGAAAAGAACTACGCAAAACGCAGTGGATTCTTTGATAAATTGAAAAAGATGTTTGAATAA
- a CDS encoding PduL/EutD family phosphate acyltransferase codes for MAKNFIVETSARHIHVSKEDLAVLFGPDATLTNKKDLSQPGQFACEEKVEVIGPKGKLRMSILGPERAETQIEVSATDARTLGVNPPVRESGDIEGTPGCKVVGPAGEIELTKGIIIAKRHIHMTPADAAEFGVQDKQIVWVKVNTPERKVVFGDTVVRVSDKFALAMHIDTDEANAARCAGEVFGEIVTID; via the coding sequence ATGGCTAAAAATTTTATTGTAGAAACTTCCGCGCGTCATATCCATGTATCAAAAGAAGATCTGGCTGTTTTATTTGGGCCAGACGCAACCTTAACCAATAAAAAAGATCTTTCCCAACCAGGTCAATTCGCTTGTGAAGAGAAAGTAGAAGTGATTGGACCAAAGGGAAAATTGAGAATGTCCATTTTAGGACCAGAACGTGCGGAAACTCAAATCGAAGTTTCTGCTACTGATGCAAGAACTTTGGGTGTAAACCCTCCAGTAAGGGAATCTGGTGATATTGAAGGAACTCCAGGCTGCAAAGTAGTAGGTCCAGCTGGTGAGATCGAACTGACAAAAGGCATTATTATTGCAAAACGTCATATCCATATGACTCCTGCTGATGCTGCTGAATTTGGCGTACAGGACAAACAGATTGTTTGGGTAAAAGTAAATACCCCTGAAAGAAAAGTAGTGTTTGGCGATACTGTAGTGCGTGTATCTGATAAATTTGCTTTGGCAATGCACATTGATACAGACGAAGCGAATGCTGCACGTTGTGCTGGCGAAGTATTCGGGGAAATTGTAACAATCGATTAA